In a single window of the Bacillota bacterium genome:
- a CDS encoding S-layer homology domain-containing protein, which yields MRHERDGFVAITRCVAITAAVLGAILASSVLAAAAAPTLASVGNAASRLKDVELSWAHDAIVSLVDEGIISGYPDGTFKPENPVTRAEFSKMVARAFAIRPTGEPRFDDIKDSWAKAYVTALAEAGIVSGYPDGTFKPERHITRAEMVAMLVRVAKLAEKMDSLEEPEPSFTDVTPDHWAFRAVETAHALGILPIHFGVVFEPDAATTRAETAWMVKSLVDLKITEGKLASVDTREGTIKVTTPGNTEQVITCGLDTRIYRNTVATSLDKLLRGDDVYVVADAAGEPKFIKARGLVTKDDLTAKVSILSKGTLTAPDVEALARGDWNSVKEGLQPRLIQRLVERGLTEEEATSLVNQDWAGLGDLAKKRLAEALSAELGISPDLVTAVLSQDWKLAKTYGEIEVAQYLLGRILDL from the coding sequence TTGAGGCACGAACGGGATGGATTCGTCGCGATTACGAGGTGCGTTGCGATCACCGCAGCGGTGCTTGGGGCAATCCTGGCATCCTCGGTGCTTGCCGCGGCCGCGGCACCCACGCTCGCGTCAGTGGGAAACGCGGCTTCGCGCCTGAAGGACGTCGAGCTTTCGTGGGCGCACGACGCCATAGTGTCCCTGGTGGATGAGGGGATCATCTCGGGATACCCCGACGGCACGTTCAAACCCGAGAATCCGGTGACGCGCGCGGAGTTCTCCAAGATGGTGGCGAGGGCTTTCGCCATCCGTCCGACGGGCGAGCCCAGGTTCGATGACATCAAAGACAGCTGGGCCAAGGCTTACGTGACAGCCCTCGCCGAAGCCGGCATCGTCTCTGGCTACCCGGACGGCACGTTCAAGCCGGAGAGGCACATCACCCGTGCCGAAATGGTGGCTATGCTGGTGAGGGTCGCGAAGCTCGCTGAGAAGATGGACTCCCTGGAAGAGCCCGAGCCCAGCTTCACGGATGTCACGCCCGACCACTGGGCCTTCAGGGCCGTTGAGACAGCGCACGCGCTCGGCATCCTCCCGATTCACTTCGGAGTGGTGTTTGAGCCCGACGCGGCCACGACGAGGGCAGAGACGGCGTGGATGGTGAAGTCCCTCGTCGACCTCAAGATAACCGAGGGCAAGCTGGCGAGCGTGGACACGCGCGAGGGCACGATCAAGGTGACCACGCCAGGGAATACGGAGCAGGTCATCACGTGCGGGCTGGACACGAGGATATACAGGAACACCGTTGCCACCAGCCTGGACAAGCTCTTGCGCGGAGATGACGTGTACGTGGTCGCCGATGCGGCGGGCGAGCCGAAGTTCATCAAGGCACGCGGCCTGGTCACGAAGGACGATTTGACCGCCAAAGTGAGCATCCTCTCGAAGGGCACGCTCACCGCACCGGACGTGGAGGCCCTGGCGCGCGGCGACTGGAACTCGGTCAAGGAAGGTTTGCAGCCCAGACTGATTCAGAGGCTGGTCGAGCGAGGTCTCACCGAAGAAGAGGCTACCAGCCTGGTCAACCAAGACTGGGCCGGCCTGGGCGATCTCGCGAAGAAGAGGCTCGCGGAGGCGCTATCGGCGGAGCTCGGTATCTCGCCCGACCTCGTCACGGCCGTGCTCAGCCAGGACTGGAAACTCGCGAAGACGTATGGCGAGATAGAGGTCGCCCAATACCTGCTCGGCCGCATACTCGACCTCTAG
- the polA gene encoding DNA polymerase I: MARKKLVIIDGNSLANRAFYAIQADLSTKAGERTNAVYGFANMLLRLVEEERPDFLAVAFDKAAPTFRHLEFEGYKATRKGMPDELASQMPLVKELVEAFRVPVLEIDGYEADDIIGTVTRMAEEAGCESLIVTGDRDTLQLVSPLTRALITKRGISEMEVFDEAAVRERFGVHPSQVPDLKGLAGDASDNIPGVPGIGEKTAVKLIQGMGGVEEILRNIDAIEPARARDLIREHAEQARLSRKLSVIDRNVPIRFELEMCRLEGPDYEKLAELFERLEFRSLLRRLESKMPAEARASSAAARGRAGSPGKTGAVARTGSPGAQSLFREEELGAGRLGEAAGHLACEEDAEAADDEARRSSAGGGVGASASDRGGPVTVADLDGVRSLARDLADAKDFVFDLVAADPDPMRSGIVGMAFAIPDGRAFYVPCGHSCLGAPAFDERAVLDILRPVFEDDRISKVCHDAKPKTIHLFRRGVRLEGLYFDTMIGAYLVSPERKSDLTHVIREELGEDVWPVEALFSRTGRGGLPRTVAEAEPDAVRDAVCAGLVRLPRLREGLTKKLMDFGMQKLFCSVEMPLVTVLAEMEMAGVAVDPEGLRRLSRDMAFRMAELEREIYELAGEEFNINSPRQLGHILFEKLGLPAVKKTKTGYSTDAEVLEELSSRHRIAAKLVEYREIAKLKGTYADALASLINPTTGRIHTTFNQTVTATGRLSSSDPNLQNIPVRKEEGRRIRAVFVPGGANRLMLSADYSQIELRVLAHFSRDEELVASFRRDEDIHARTAASVFGVDIRDVTPEMRSRAKAVNFGIVYGISDFGLAKGLGISRKEAALFITTYFRHYRGVKRYMDDVVEAARRVGYVTTLLNRRRYLPDLNSRNVPARKFAERTAMNTPIQGTAADIIKLAMVTVHRELRKRGLASKMVLQVHDELVFEVPEAELGEVSALAREAMESAVALDVPLKVDLKAGPNWLDLREVGATNV; this comes from the coding sequence ATGGCACGCAAGAAGCTGGTCATCATCGACGGCAACAGCCTCGCGAACAGGGCGTTCTACGCGATCCAGGCCGACCTCAGCACGAAAGCGGGCGAGCGGACGAACGCCGTGTACGGCTTCGCCAACATGCTCCTGCGTCTTGTCGAAGAGGAGAGGCCGGACTTCCTCGCAGTGGCTTTCGACAAGGCAGCGCCAACGTTTCGCCACCTGGAGTTCGAAGGGTACAAAGCCACGCGCAAGGGCATGCCCGACGAGCTCGCGTCCCAGATGCCCCTCGTCAAGGAGCTCGTGGAGGCGTTCCGCGTCCCGGTCCTCGAGATCGACGGCTACGAGGCCGACGACATCATCGGGACGGTAACGAGGATGGCCGAGGAGGCGGGATGCGAATCGCTCATCGTCACCGGGGACAGGGACACGCTCCAGCTCGTCTCGCCGCTCACTCGGGCTCTCATCACGAAGAGGGGCATAAGCGAGATGGAGGTGTTCGACGAGGCCGCGGTGAGAGAGCGCTTCGGCGTCCATCCCTCGCAGGTGCCGGACCTCAAAGGCCTAGCCGGGGATGCCTCCGACAACATTCCGGGAGTGCCGGGCATCGGCGAGAAGACTGCCGTCAAGCTCATCCAGGGGATGGGCGGCGTCGAGGAGATTCTTCGGAACATAGACGCAATCGAGCCCGCCCGGGCCCGCGACCTCATTCGCGAACACGCGGAGCAGGCTCGGCTTTCGAGGAAGCTCTCGGTGATCGATCGAAACGTGCCCATCCGCTTCGAGCTGGAGATGTGCCGACTGGAAGGGCCCGACTATGAGAAGCTTGCGGAGCTATTTGAGCGCCTCGAGTTTCGTAGCCTCCTCCGAAGGCTCGAGTCCAAGATGCCCGCGGAGGCCAGGGCAAGTTCGGCGGCGGCAAGGGGGCGCGCCGGATCGCCTGGGAAGACCGGAGCGGTGGCGCGGACAGGCTCGCCCGGCGCGCAGAGCCTCTTCCGTGAGGAGGAGCTGGGAGCGGGAAGGCTCGGCGAGGCCGCCGGACACTTGGCTTGCGAAGAGGACGCTGAGGCGGCGGACGATGAGGCGCGGCGGTCGAGTGCCGGCGGAGGCGTCGGAGCGAGCGCGTCCGACAGGGGCGGCCCGGTGACAGTGGCGGACCTTGACGGTGTCAGATCGCTCGCGCGCGATCTTGCGGATGCGAAGGACTTCGTTTTCGACCTGGTCGCGGCGGACCCGGATCCGATGCGCTCGGGCATCGTGGGCATGGCGTTCGCCATCCCCGATGGGAGGGCTTTCTACGTGCCTTGTGGCCACTCGTGCCTGGGAGCGCCGGCCTTCGATGAGAGGGCGGTCCTCGATATCCTCAGGCCCGTCTTCGAGGACGACCGGATCTCCAAGGTTTGTCATGACGCGAAGCCCAAGACGATCCACCTCTTCAGGAGGGGGGTTCGGCTCGAGGGCCTGTATTTCGACACCATGATAGGGGCCTACCTCGTCAGCCCGGAGCGCAAGAGCGACCTTACGCACGTTATCCGCGAAGAACTCGGGGAGGACGTTTGGCCAGTCGAGGCGCTCTTTTCGCGCACGGGGCGCGGGGGGCTGCCGAGGACGGTCGCCGAGGCCGAGCCCGACGCAGTGAGGGACGCGGTGTGCGCAGGCCTCGTCCGGCTGCCGCGCCTCCGTGAGGGCCTCACGAAGAAGCTCATGGACTTCGGAATGCAAAAGCTGTTCTGTTCCGTGGAGATGCCGCTCGTGACGGTGCTGGCGGAGATGGAGATGGCCGGCGTAGCCGTGGACCCGGAGGGTCTACGACGCCTGTCTCGAGACATGGCCTTTCGCATGGCCGAGCTGGAGCGGGAGATATACGAGCTAGCCGGGGAGGAGTTCAACATCAACTCCCCAAGGCAGCTCGGACACATTCTCTTCGAGAAACTGGGCTTGCCCGCGGTGAAGAAGACCAAGACCGGATACTCCACAGACGCAGAGGTGCTGGAGGAGCTCTCATCGCGCCACCGCATAGCCGCGAAGCTGGTGGAGTACAGGGAGATCGCAAAGCTGAAAGGGACGTACGCCGACGCCCTGGCGTCCCTTATCAACCCTACCACGGGACGCATACACACGACCTTCAACCAGACGGTGACGGCGACGGGCAGGCTTTCGAGCAGCGATCCCAATCTTCAGAACATCCCCGTTCGAAAGGAGGAGGGACGGCGCATCAGGGCGGTCTTCGTTCCCGGCGGGGCGAATAGGCTGATGCTGAGCGCGGACTACTCACAGATCGAGCTGAGAGTGCTCGCGCACTTCTCGCGGGACGAGGAGCTCGTCGCGTCGTTCAGGCGGGACGAAGACATTCACGCGCGCACTGCGGCTTCGGTCTTCGGGGTGGACATCCGCGACGTCACCCCTGAGATGCGCAGCAGGGCCAAGGCCGTGAACTTCGGCATAGTGTATGGTATCAGCGATTTCGGCCTGGCCAAGGGGCTGGGGATCTCCAGGAAGGAAGCCGCGCTCTTCATAACGACGTATTTCCGCCACTACCGTGGTGTGAAGAGGTACATGGACGATGTGGTGGAGGCGGCGCGGCGGGTGGGCTACGTCACGACCCTCTTGAACAGGCGCCGCTACCTGCCGGACCTCAACAGCAGGAACGTGCCGGCGAGGAAGTTCGCGGAGAGAACCGCGATGAACACGCCTATCCAGGGCACTGCGGCTGACATCATCAAGCTGGCCATGGTCACCGTCCACCGGGAGCTTCGGAAGCGCGGCCTCGCAAGCAAGATGGTCCTCCAGGTCCATGACGAGCTCGTCTTCGAGGTGCCCGAGGCCGAACTCGGCGAGGTATCGGCGCTGGCGAGGGAGGCGATGGAGAGTGCGGTGGCACTCGACGTACCGCTCAAGGTGGACCTCAAAGCCGGGCCCAACTGGCTCGATCTCCGCGAAGTCGGGGCAACAAATGTTTGA